A single window of Pyrus communis chromosome 10, drPyrComm1.1, whole genome shotgun sequence DNA harbors:
- the LOC137748837 gene encoding glucomannan 4-beta-mannosyltransferase 9-like isoform X1: MSVMLFVEKVYMGIVITLIKLFRRKPEKKWKWEAVKDDVELGNSAYPMVLVQIPMYNEKEVYQLSIGAACGLSWPTDRVIIQVLDDSTDPAIKDLVELEVKRWASKGINIKYEIRDNRNGYKAGALKEGMKHSYVKQCDFVAIFDADFQPDPDFLWRTIPFLIHNPDVALVQTRWKFVNSDECLMTRMQEMSLDYHFTVEQEVGSATHAFFGFNGTAGVWRIAALNEAGGWKDRTTVEDMDLAVRASLRGWKFIYLSDLKVKNELPSTFKAYRYQQHRWSCGPANLFRKMAMEIVRNKKVSPMKKFHVIYSFFFVRKIVAHVVTFVFYCIILPATVFVPEVQVPIWGAVHIPSTITLLNAVGTPRSVHLLIFWILFENVMSLHRTKATLIGLFEAGRVNEWVVTEKLGDALKTKSGAKASRKPRIRIGERLHMLELIVGFYLFFCGCYDLSFGRNGYFIYLFIQSMAFFIAGVGYVGTFVPNP, translated from the exons ATGTCTGTGATGCTTTTTGTGGAGAAGGTATACATGGGCATTGTCATAACATTGATTAAGCTGTTTAGGAGAAAGCCTGAGAAGAAGTGGAAATGGGAAGCTGTTAAGGATGATGTTGAGCTTGGCAACTCGGCTTATCCTATGGTTCTAGTGCAAATTCCTATGTACAATGAAAAAGAG GTTTATCAGCTATCAATTGGAGCTGCATGTGGGCTTTCCTGGCCAACTGATAGGGTCATCATCCAAGTTCTTGATGATTCAACAGATCCAGCCATCAAG GATTTGGTGGAGCTAGAAGTGAAAAGATGGGCAAGTAAGGGAATAAACATAAAGTACGAGATCAGGGACAACAGAAATGGTTACAAAGCAGGGGCTCTGAAAGAAGGAATGAAGCACAGTTATGTCAAACAGTGTGACTTTGTCGCCATCTTTGATGCTGACTTCCAACCTGACCCTGATTTTCTCTGGCGCACCATTCCATTTCTCATCCATAACCCTGATGTTGCTCTTGTCCAAACCCGTTGGAAATTcg TAAATTCTGATGAGTGCTTGATGACAAGAATGCAAGAGATGTCATTAGATTACCATTTCACGGTGGAGCAAGAAGTGGGGTCTGCAACTCATGCCTTCTTTGGTTTCAATG GCACGGCTGGCGTGTGGAGAATTGCAGCGCTCAATGAGGCCGGAGGATGGAAGGACCGCACAACTGTGGAGGATATGGATTTAGCTGTCCGAGCGAGTCTAAGAGGGTGGAAATTCATATATCTTTCTGATCTTAAG GTGAAAAATGAATTGCCAAGTACTTTCAAAGCCTACCGTTATCAACAGCACCGATGGTCTTGTGGCCCTGCTAATCTCTTCCGAAAGATGGCGATGGAGATTGTAAGAAACAAG AAGGTGTCCCCAATGAAGAAGTTTCATGTCATCTACAGCTTTTTCTTTGTGCGCAAAATTGTAGCACATGTTGTCACCTTTGTCTTCTACTGTATCATTTTACCTGCAACGGTTTTTGTTCCTGAAGTTCAAGTTCCCATTTGGGGTGCTGTTCACATTCCGTCCACCATTACTCTCCTCAATGctgttggaactccaag ATCAGTCCACCTATTAATTTTCTGGATCCTCTTCGAGAATGTCATGTCTCTGCACCGGACCAAGGCAACACTTATAGGTCTGTTTGAAGCAGGGAGAGTAAATGAATGGGTCGTCACTGAGAAACTGGGGGATGCTCTCAAAACAAAATCAGGTGCAAAAGCTTCGAGGAAACCTCGAATAAGGATTGGAGAAAG ACTGCATATGCTTGAGCTCATTGTTGGATTCTACCTCTTCTTCTGCGGGTGCTACGATCTTTCATTTGGAAGGAACGGCTACTTCATCTACCTGTTCATCCAATCCATGGCATTTTTCATTGCGGGGGTTGGTTACGTTGGCACCTTTGTCCCCAACCCATAG
- the LOC137748885 gene encoding DEAD-box ATP-dependent RNA helicase 5-like, whose product MAKGDDAVRKKQNKVKRKKLHNKNDRSSSAISARVASIIAAKKRRHSGKRSKCQGMCFSLPTLDDPFNDRNGAKDFEKKVTKKSMLPHKREKAFLNEKSEETLDIEMVDSPAQKKEMVTILKDEVKKSLTSINTMADRSRMDPGETKTQLDGNGSIYGHQEKVCENLDCPSKYLIQCLNAIENSLRCDGTYNEEGKPLFVSTWGVEFWKCYSAGKDILETSGTSSTMEQIAWMVSCAADSVSRKDEEGLSVTSPYLLFLVPSQEKATKVRLVCKPLKAFGIHTVSIHPGASLDYQIEGLKSSEPEIMISTPERLLELLSLNAIDLSGVSLLVVDGLESFYSEGCFDKINSIRQSFSGKTHTVVFNDCLRYACVRVVQNLLTGSVHRLSLNSSLTSQSACIIQSVNMCLLKEKLPKAIGILDHAYRGRHQPQASKVLYIVGKDEKHRKLATALKFKGYSISSDSVLSEVGNSVESKGRTRPTVSMIHIDQIGATDFSEYEFVVLPDLILSIDSYVQILMKMARYSVNGVLHSFFSREDAKLAATLIKILEQCGQAVPEALRKMSS is encoded by the exons ATGGCGAAAGGTGACGATGCAGTGAGGAAGAAGCAGAACAAGGTCAAAAGAAAGAAGCTCCACAACAAGAACGACCGTTCTTCCTCTGCAATCTCTGCACGCGTTGCCTCCATTATTGCTGCCAAGAAGCGCCGCCATTCCGGAAAACGCAGCAAATGTCAG GGTATGTGCTTTAGCCTTCCCACCCTTGATGATCCCTTCAACGATAGGAATGGTGCAAAGGATTTTGAGAAGAAAGTAACCAAGAAATCCATGCTTCCCCATAAGCGTGAGAAGGCgtttttgaatgaaaaaagTGAAGAAACTCTCGATATTGAAATGGTGGATAGTCCAGCGCAGAAGAAAGAGATGGTAACAATTTTGAAGGATGAGGTAAAGAAATCACTGACGTCTATTAATACCATGGCTGATAGAAGCCGAATGGACCCTGGAGAGACAAAGACTCAGCTGGATGGGAATGGGAGCATCTACGGGCATCAGGAAAAGGTCTGTGAAAACTTAGATTGTCCATCTAAGTATCTTATTCAGTGCTTGAATGCAATAGAAAATTCACTTCGCTGTGATGGTACCTACAACGAGGAGGGCAAGCCCTTGTTTGTGAGTACTTGGGGAGTTGAGTTTTGGAAGTGTTATTCAGCTGGGAAGGATATACTCGAGACAAGCGGAACCTCTTCTACAATGGAGCAAATTGCATGGATGGTTTCCTGCGCTGCTGATTCAGTTTCTAGAAAGGATGAAGAAGGTTTATCAGTCACCAGCCCATATCTTTTGTTCCTTGTTCCATCCCAGGAGAAAGCCACAAAG GTACGTTTAGTATGCAAACCTTTGAAGGCTTTTGGAATACATACAGTGAGTATACATCCTGGTGCTTCCTTAGATTACCAGATTGAAGG TCTGAAAAGCTCAGAACCTGAGATTATGATTTCAACACCTGAGAGACTTTTGGAGCTTCTTTCCTTGAATGCCATTGATCTATCTGGGGTTTCGTTGCTG GTCGTTGATGGACTGGAATCTTTCTATAGCGAAGGTTGCTTTGATAAAATAAATTCCATTCGCCAATCTTTTAGTGGAAAAACCCATACAGTTGTTTTCAACGATTGCCTTAGATATGCCTGCGTACGAGTGGTGCAAAATCTTCTGACAGGATCAGTTCATAGATTATCTCTAAACAGTTCTCTCACCAGTCAAAGTGCATGCATCATTCAGTCTGTAAACATGTgtcttttgaaagaaaaactgCCTAAG GCTATCGGAATTCTTGATCATGCTTATCGTGGTCGGCACCAGCCTCAGGCTTCAAAGGTGCTGTATATAGTagggaaagatgaaaagcaTCGTAAACTAGCTACTGCGCTAAAGTTCAAGGGTTATTCCATCTCATCTGACTCGGTTCTTTCAGAAGTTGGGAACAG TGTGGAATCCAAGGGCAGGACGAGGCCTACAGTCTCCATGATTCACATAGACCAAATTGGTGCAACCGACTTCAGTGAATATGAATTTGTAGTTCTACCCGATTTGATTCTCTCAATTGACAGTTACGTTCAAATCCTCATGAAAATGGCTCGGTACTCTGTCAATGGCGTATTGCATAGCTTTTTTTCCAGAGAAGACGCAAAGCTCGCTGCAACGTTAATTAAGATCCTTGAACAATGTGGGCAGGCAGTGCCTGAAGCCCTAAGAAAAATGTCTTCATAG
- the LOC137748837 gene encoding glucomannan 4-beta-mannosyltransferase 9-like isoform X2, with protein MSVMLFVEKVYMGIVITLIKLFRRKPEKKWKWEAVKDDVELGNSAYPMVLVQIPMYNEKEVYQLSIGAACGLSWPTDRVIIQVLDDSTDPAIKDLVELEVKRWASKGINIKYEIRDNRNGYKAGALKEGMKHSYVKQCDFVAIFDADFQPDPDFLWRTIPFLIHNPDVALVQTRWKFVNSDECLMTRMQEMSLDYHFTVEQEVGSATHAFFGFNGTAGVWRIAALNEAGGWKDRTTVEDMDLAVRASLRGWKFIYLSDLKVKNELPSTFKAYRYQQHRWSCGPANLFRKMAMEIVRNKKVSPMKKFHVIYSFFFVRKIVAHVVTFVFYCIILPATVFVPEVQVPIWGAVHIPSTITLLNAVGTPRSVHLLIFWILFENVMSLHRTKATLIGLFEAGRVNEWVVTEKLGDALKTKSGAKASRKPRRLHMLELIVGFYLFFCGCYDLSFGRNGYFIYLFIQSMAFFIAGVGYVGTFVPNP; from the exons ATGTCTGTGATGCTTTTTGTGGAGAAGGTATACATGGGCATTGTCATAACATTGATTAAGCTGTTTAGGAGAAAGCCTGAGAAGAAGTGGAAATGGGAAGCTGTTAAGGATGATGTTGAGCTTGGCAACTCGGCTTATCCTATGGTTCTAGTGCAAATTCCTATGTACAATGAAAAAGAG GTTTATCAGCTATCAATTGGAGCTGCATGTGGGCTTTCCTGGCCAACTGATAGGGTCATCATCCAAGTTCTTGATGATTCAACAGATCCAGCCATCAAG GATTTGGTGGAGCTAGAAGTGAAAAGATGGGCAAGTAAGGGAATAAACATAAAGTACGAGATCAGGGACAACAGAAATGGTTACAAAGCAGGGGCTCTGAAAGAAGGAATGAAGCACAGTTATGTCAAACAGTGTGACTTTGTCGCCATCTTTGATGCTGACTTCCAACCTGACCCTGATTTTCTCTGGCGCACCATTCCATTTCTCATCCATAACCCTGATGTTGCTCTTGTCCAAACCCGTTGGAAATTcg TAAATTCTGATGAGTGCTTGATGACAAGAATGCAAGAGATGTCATTAGATTACCATTTCACGGTGGAGCAAGAAGTGGGGTCTGCAACTCATGCCTTCTTTGGTTTCAATG GCACGGCTGGCGTGTGGAGAATTGCAGCGCTCAATGAGGCCGGAGGATGGAAGGACCGCACAACTGTGGAGGATATGGATTTAGCTGTCCGAGCGAGTCTAAGAGGGTGGAAATTCATATATCTTTCTGATCTTAAG GTGAAAAATGAATTGCCAAGTACTTTCAAAGCCTACCGTTATCAACAGCACCGATGGTCTTGTGGCCCTGCTAATCTCTTCCGAAAGATGGCGATGGAGATTGTAAGAAACAAG AAGGTGTCCCCAATGAAGAAGTTTCATGTCATCTACAGCTTTTTCTTTGTGCGCAAAATTGTAGCACATGTTGTCACCTTTGTCTTCTACTGTATCATTTTACCTGCAACGGTTTTTGTTCCTGAAGTTCAAGTTCCCATTTGGGGTGCTGTTCACATTCCGTCCACCATTACTCTCCTCAATGctgttggaactccaag ATCAGTCCACCTATTAATTTTCTGGATCCTCTTCGAGAATGTCATGTCTCTGCACCGGACCAAGGCAACACTTATAGGTCTGTTTGAAGCAGGGAGAGTAAATGAATGGGTCGTCACTGAGAAACTGGGGGATGCTCTCAAAACAAAATCAGGTGCAAAAGCTTCGAGGAAACCTCGA AGACTGCATATGCTTGAGCTCATTGTTGGATTCTACCTCTTCTTCTGCGGGTGCTACGATCTTTCATTTGGAAGGAACGGCTACTTCATCTACCTGTTCATCCAATCCATGGCATTTTTCATTGCGGGGGTTGGTTACGTTGGCACCTTTGTCCCCAACCCATAG
- the LOC137747473 gene encoding uncharacterized protein codes for MLGFLCARRKTWIVSSLSAFTHGSAAVHKTRLLLQTHSRPIHQQIANFSCGFENRRYHSSQLGSDCGAGAASIWHGLLPSSGNSRSRNLCRPAIHYEREGSWNAAWDARPARWLHRPDSAWLLFGVRNCLAPTNWAVDSAPGENNDVYNSKTDCDSKSSASPENIIDDSSAADYRVTGVPADGRCLFRAIAHVACLRNGEEAPDENRQRDLADELRAQVVDELLKRRKETEWFIEGDFDAYVKRLQQPYVWGGEPELLMASHVLKTPISVFMVDRSSSGLVNIAKYGEEYQKEEEKPINVLFHGYGHYDILESFSEQSLQKLSM; via the exons ATGCTCGGATTTCTCTGCGCGCGCCGCAAGACTTGGATCGTCAGTTCCCTCTCAGCCTTCACCCACGGCTCGGCGGCGGTTCACAAAACCCGCCTCCTCCTCCAAACCCACAGTCGCCCGATTCATCAACAAATCGCTAACTTCTCTTGCGGGTTTGAGAACCGACGATACCATTCGAGCCAGCTCGGCTCGGACTGCGGTGCCGGTGCGGCATCTATATGGCACGGCTTGCTTCCCTCTTCCGGCAATAGCAGATCTCGAAATCTCTGCAGGCCGGCCATCCACTACGAACGAGAGGGTTCTTGGAATGCCGCGTGGGATGCACGTCCCGCTCGTTGGCTTCACCGCCCCGATTCCGCTTGGCTACTCTTTGGCGTCCGCAACTGCCTGGCCCCGACCAATTGGGCTGTGGACTCGGCTCCCGGTGAAAACAATGACGTTTACAATTCGAAGACGGACTGTGATTCGAAAAGCTCGGCTTCTCCTGAGAACATTATTGATGATAGCTCCGCCGCTGATTACAGAGTCACAG GGGTTCCAGCTGATGGCCGATGCCTATTCAGGGCCATAGCCCATGTGGCTTGCTTGAGAAATGGGGAGGAAGCTCCTGATGAGAATCGTCAGAGAGATCTTGCTGATGAATTAAGAGCTCAG GTTGTCGATGAGCTTTTAAAGAGGCGGAAGGAAACAGAGTG GTTCATTGAAGGTGATTTTGATGCGTATGTGAAGAGACTTCAACAACCTTATGTTTGGGGTGGTGAACCTGAGTTGCTAATGGCTTCTCATGTGTTAAA GACACCGATATCAGTGTTCATGGTAGATAGAAGCTCGTCTGGTTTGGTGAACATAGCAAAATATGGTGAAGAGTATCagaaagaagaggagaaacCAATCAATGTGCTCTTTCACGGATATGGTCACTATGACATCTTGGAGTCTTTCTCAGAACAGAGTTTGCAGAAACTAAGCATGTAG